Proteins encoded by one window of Nicotiana tabacum cultivar K326 chromosome 10, ASM71507v2, whole genome shotgun sequence:
- the LOC107780711 gene encoding uncharacterized protein LOC107780711, with protein MEYLDELKRLVERKGVTDLIRFIMSCSTAERNELLAQCLCVLYTPKDEHFGIVPLEAMTAYKPVIACNSGGPVEIVKNSVTGFLCDPNPQKFSLAMTKLILDPHMAENMGQDARRHVTESFSTKIFGQHLNRYLIDVARGKDE; from the exons ATGGAGTACCTGGATGAACTAAAAAGGTTGGTTGAAAGAAAAGGTGTTACTGATCTTATCAGGTTCATTATGTCTTGCTCTACTGCTGAAAGAAATGAACTCCTTGCCCAATGCCTATGTGTTCTTTATACACCAAAG GATGAGCATTTTGGTATTGTTCCATTGGAAGCAATGACAGCCTATAAACCTGTTATTGCATGCAACAGTGGTGGCCCGGTAGAGATAGTAAAGAATAGTGTGACAGGCTTCCTCTGTGACCCTAACCCACAAAAGTTCTCTTTAGCAATGACTAAGCTCATTTTGGATCCTCATATGGCAGAAAATATGGGGCAAGATGCCCGTCGACATGTCACTGAGTCATTCTCTACCAAGATATTTGGCCAGCATCTGAATCGGTATCTCATTGATGTTGCTCGAGGTAAGGATGAATAA